Proteins from a genomic interval of Fundulus heteroclitus isolate FHET01 chromosome 21, MU-UCD_Fhet_4.1, whole genome shotgun sequence:
- the rpl7 gene encoding 60S ribosomal protein L7, translated as MADAEKKVPSVPESLLKRRKAYAALKAMRIKKILAEKKVRKVTRKLIYKRAEKYHKEYRQMYRREIRMARMARKVGNYYVPPEPKLAFVIRIRGINGVPPKVRKVLQLLRLRQIFNGVFVKLNKASINMLRIAEPYIAWGYPNLKSVRELIYKRGHGKVKKTRIALTDNALIEKALGKYGIICIEDLIHEIYTVGKNFKRANNFLWPFKLSSPRGGMNKKTTHFVEGGDAGNREDQINRLIRRMN; from the exons ATGGCGGACGCAGA AAAAAAGGTGCCGTCGGTCCCTGAGAGCCTTTTAAAAAGGCGAAAGGCCTACGCCGCCTTGAAGGCCATGCGTATCAAGAAGATACTGGCTGAGAAAAAG GTCCGTAAGGTGACCAGGAAACTGATTTACAAGAGGGCTGAGAAGTACCACAAGGAGTACAGGCAGATGTACAGGCGTGAGATCCGCATGGCCCGTATGGCTCGCAAAGTGGGGAACTACTATGTGCCGCCTGAGCCCAAGCTGGCCTTTGTGATCAGGATCAGAGG TATCAACGGCGTCCCACCGAAGGTCCGCAAGGTCCTGCAGCTGCTCCGTCTGCGCCAGATCTTCAACGGCGTATTTGTCAAGCTGAACAAGGCTTCCATCAACATGCTCAGGATCGCAGAGCCTTACATTGCATGGGG TTACCCCAACCTGAAGTCTGTGCGTGAGCTCATCTACAAACGTGGCCACGGCAAGGTGAAGAAGACGCGCATTGCCCTCACAGACAACGCTCTGATAGAAAAGGCCCTCG gcaAATACGGCATCATCTGTATTGAGGACCTTATTCATGAGATCTACACAGTTGGCAAGAACTTTAAGCGCGCCAACAACTTCCTGTGGCCATTCAAGCTGTCATCACCTCGTGGCGGTATGAACAAGAAGACCACACACTTTGTGGAGGGAGGCGACGCTGGCAACAGGGAGGACCAGATCAACAGGCTGATCCGAAGGATGAACTAA